In a genomic window of Anoxybacter fermentans:
- a CDS encoding glycoside hydrolase family 13 protein: protein MLREAIFHQAGGAYAYPIAKDTLMIQLRAAKDDLKVVYLIYGDRYCGTDPVDRVIMEKYASDQLFDYYRAKVQIKTRTFRYIFLLDDGKERYWYNEFGFSKCRPLGYHSGYFQYPYIAERDFFEIPDWVQDAVVYSIFPDRFFNGDKTNDPTTVREWGEKPTSQMDLYGGDLAGVLAKLPYLEKLGVNTLYLTPIFKSPTSHKYDTTDYFEIDPHFGDKELFRKLINECHKRGMRVILDAVFNHCGYEFAPFQDVIKNGTKSKYWDWFYIKDYPITTDPVNYETFARNVWRMPKLRHANPEVKEYLLQVGEYWVREFDIDGWRLDVANEIDHAFWREFRTRLRAIKPDLYIIGEVWHHAGAYLLGDQFDAVMNYPFREAVIGFFGERTLSVDAFDERLTINRVTYPKQAVDAAWNLLGSHDTERILTRFKGNKKALKLAVTFQMTYQGVPFIYYGDEIGLEGGNDPDCRRCMPWDEEEQDLNLFNHYRKLIQIRRKYEALRKGEFRTIYKDEATGIYIFERYTENERVLVIINNGLKEEEVKIDLKSLGFDPTKTVQELLRNEIIKTEDGLLNLTVEAVEAAILVQ from the coding sequence GTGCTACGTGAAGCAATTTTTCATCAAGCAGGAGGAGCTTATGCATACCCAATAGCTAAGGATACATTAATGATTCAATTGAGAGCTGCAAAAGATGATTTAAAAGTGGTTTATTTAATTTACGGTGATCGGTATTGTGGAACTGATCCGGTAGATCGGGTTATTATGGAAAAATATGCTAGTGATCAACTATTTGATTATTACCGGGCCAAGGTGCAGATAAAGACCCGCACTTTCCGATATATATTCTTATTGGATGATGGAAAAGAAAGATACTGGTATAATGAATTCGGTTTTAGTAAATGCCGTCCATTAGGATATCATTCGGGATATTTTCAATATCCTTATATTGCAGAAAGAGATTTTTTTGAGATTCCCGACTGGGTACAGGATGCTGTAGTCTATTCGATTTTTCCAGATCGATTTTTTAATGGTGATAAAACTAATGACCCCACGACTGTACGGGAATGGGGTGAGAAGCCTACATCGCAAATGGACCTGTACGGTGGTGATCTGGCAGGGGTGTTAGCCAAACTTCCATATCTGGAAAAGCTTGGGGTTAACACCCTGTATCTGACACCGATTTTTAAATCTCCCACCAGCCATAAATATGACACCACCGATTATTTTGAAATAGATCCTCATTTTGGAGATAAGGAGCTTTTCCGTAAGCTGATCAATGAATGTCATAAACGTGGGATGAGAGTTATTTTAGATGCTGTTTTCAATCATTGTGGATATGAGTTTGCTCCATTTCAGGATGTAATTAAAAATGGAACTAAATCAAAGTATTGGGATTGGTTTTATATAAAGGATTATCCTATTACCACTGATCCAGTGAATTATGAAACCTTTGCCCGGAATGTCTGGCGGATGCCAAAATTAAGACATGCTAATCCGGAAGTTAAAGAATATCTTTTACAGGTTGGTGAGTATTGGGTAAGGGAATTTGATATTGATGGCTGGAGATTAGATGTTGCTAATGAGATTGATCATGCCTTCTGGAGAGAATTCCGTACTCGATTGAGAGCCATTAAGCCCGATCTCTATATTATAGGTGAGGTCTGGCATCATGCAGGAGCTTATCTTTTGGGCGATCAGTTTGATGCTGTTATGAACTATCCTTTCCGGGAAGCGGTTATCGGATTTTTTGGTGAAAGGACTTTAAGTGTAGATGCTTTTGATGAACGGTTGACCATAAACCGGGTGACCTATCCTAAGCAGGCGGTAGATGCCGCCTGGAATTTGCTGGGTAGTCATGATACAGAGCGAATTTTGACCAGGTTTAAAGGTAATAAAAAGGCGTTAAAGTTGGCTGTTACTTTTCAGATGACATATCAGGGTGTGCCTTTTATATACTATGGTGATGAAATAGGTCTTGAGGGCGGAAATGATCCGGACTGCCGCCGCTGCATGCCCTGGGATGAAGAAGAACAGGATCTGAATCTCTTTAACCATTACCGGAAATTGATTCAAATCCGTCGCAAGTATGAAGCCTTACGTAAAGGTGAGTTCCGCACGATTTATAAAGATGAAGCTACCGGTATCTACATTTTTGAACGTTATACAGAAAATGAGCGGGTTTTAGTGATTATAAATAATGGTTTAAAGGAAGAAGAAGTAAAGATTGATCTAAAAAGTCTAGGATTTGATCCTACCAAAACTGTTCAGGAACTACTTCGTAATGAGATTATAAAAACAGAAGATGGATTGCTGAATCTAACTGTAGAAGCAGTAGAGGCAGCAATTCTGGTTCAGTAA
- a CDS encoding carbohydrate ABC transporter permease: MNIPTKYQKKSFWIETFWAYMYLLPAFIILGVFVFYPVVKSFIMSFYNWDLIGTKTYVGLENYKELFKDKVFLKAIINTSYFVFVSVPITMCLSLFIAILLNTNIRARSWYRLAFFIPWITSPVAATMVWKWIFNYNNYGLLNYFLLKLTHLINWFAYIFTLGGVENWLSFSPINWLNNPSLTIPNLILLSVWKMMGYNIVIFLAGLQNVPTELYEAAEVDGASRWQKFRHITLPLISPTTFFISIISMIGAFKIFTQVFVLYSGTPGLDNSGMTMVFYVYDKAFGEWRMGYASAGAYVLFFIIFIFTLIQMQISKKRVHYS, encoded by the coding sequence ATGAATATACCAACTAAATATCAAAAGAAGTCGTTCTGGATAGAAACTTTCTGGGCTTATATGTACTTGTTGCCGGCCTTTATTATTCTGGGGGTTTTTGTCTTTTATCCGGTAGTTAAGTCTTTTATAATGAGTTTTTATAATTGGGATTTGATCGGAACTAAGACTTATGTTGGTCTGGAGAATTACAAAGAATTGTTTAAAGATAAAGTATTTTTAAAGGCGATTATCAATACGAGTTATTTTGTTTTCGTGTCTGTCCCAATAACGATGTGTCTTTCACTATTTATCGCAATTTTGTTAAATACAAATATTAGAGCACGTTCCTGGTATCGATTAGCTTTTTTTATTCCGTGGATCACTTCACCGGTAGCAGCAACTATGGTCTGGAAGTGGATTTTTAACTACAATAATTACGGTTTATTAAACTATTTTCTATTAAAATTAACCCATCTGATAAATTGGTTTGCTTACATATTTACATTAGGTGGGGTTGAAAACTGGTTGTCATTTTCACCGATTAATTGGCTGAATAATCCTTCTTTAACCATTCCAAACCTGATCCTGCTCAGTGTGTGGAAGATGATGGGTTATAATATAGTAATTTTTCTTGCTGGTTTACAGAATGTTCCGACAGAATTATATGAAGCTGCTGAAGTTGATGGTGCTTCTAGATGGCAAAAGTTTCGTCATATTACTTTGCCATTGATTTCGCCGACTACTTTCTTTATTTCAATCATATCTATGATTGGAGCATTTAAAATCTTTACACAGGTCTTTGTACTATATAGTGGTACTCCAGGTCTGGACAATAGTGGAATGACCATGGTGTTCTATGTTTATGATAAGGCCTTTGGTGAGTGGAGAATGGGTTATGCATCTGCTGGAGCGTATGTATTATTCTTTATTATCTTTATATTCACCTTGATTCAGATGCAGATATCGAAAAAACGTGTTCATTATAGTTAG
- a CDS encoding glycoside hydrolase family 31 protein encodes MNLDWKYPGKILNTVIDNNEIQFVAENCVVQINILTDDLFQVKMIRPEEEIIDSIAIYKKNWPMLKPRIIEKEKYFEIETNKLRLRINYNPYRMEVYDKEGDLILADLAHKGLGFEKEGSKVRAVKALTLEDKFYGLGERTGFLNKRGEYHELWNFDQSSPHVHSTKHMYKSIPFLLGLRGKKAYGIFFDNTFLSRFDLGKESEDYFYFEADGGSLNYYVFYGPSLKTVVQRYTELTGRIELPPLWALGFQQSRYSYFPQDKVYEIAETFRKKEIPCDVIYLDIDYMDGYRVFTWDRERFPDPEKMLADLKEQGFKVVTIVDPGIKKDPDYWIYNEAMENRYLCMDRFGFPFVGKVWPGDSVFPDFSQTEVREWWAEKNREFVKIGIDGIWNDMNEPALLEGESKTMPLDIIHKNDGREITHAEFHNLYGTYMSIAAKAGLLKARPDERPFVLTRASFAGIQRFAAVWTGDNRSFWEHMAMSIPMLTTLGLSGVTFAGADIGGFDFDANPELFARWIQLGICYPFCRVHSAVQTRDQEPWSFGPEVEKVAKEYISLRYRLLPYLYNLFYRASITGEPIMQPLLFRYQDDEKVHNLNDQFMLGEAIMVAPVLHPGKDSRAVYLPEGEWYDFHTGEKYSGRRSILVDAPLSKMPIFIKAGSIIPMYPVVNYIGEKEIEELSLLIYPGPEAEYLYYEDDGKSFDYWEGKYNLTSFKAEFGHKSVNLTIVPQVNEYDSPLKYYKIILKGMADLNKVMVNGVEIEGIVVDNDLVIKLPVDEKF; translated from the coding sequence ATGAATTTAGATTGGAAATATCCCGGTAAAATTTTGAATACAGTTATTGATAATAATGAAATTCAATTTGTGGCAGAGAATTGTGTAGTTCAGATAAACATTTTGACCGATGATCTTTTTCAAGTTAAAATGATTCGGCCAGAAGAGGAGATTATTGATTCTATAGCTATATATAAAAAGAACTGGCCGATGCTTAAACCACGAATTATAGAAAAAGAAAAATATTTTGAGATAGAAACAAATAAATTGAGATTGAGGATAAATTATAATCCATATAGAATGGAAGTTTACGATAAAGAAGGAGATTTAATTCTTGCTGACCTGGCTCATAAAGGGCTTGGATTTGAAAAGGAAGGATCTAAAGTCCGGGCTGTTAAGGCACTAACTTTAGAGGATAAATTTTACGGCCTGGGTGAACGAACAGGTTTTTTGAATAAACGTGGAGAATATCATGAACTTTGGAATTTTGACCAAAGCTCTCCACATGTACATAGTACAAAGCATATGTATAAATCTATTCCTTTTCTTCTGGGACTTAGAGGAAAAAAGGCATATGGAATCTTTTTTGATAACACTTTTTTGAGCCGTTTTGATTTAGGAAAAGAGTCTGAAGATTATTTCTATTTTGAAGCTGACGGTGGTTCACTGAATTATTATGTATTCTATGGACCTTCTTTAAAAACTGTCGTTCAGCGCTATACCGAATTAACCGGTCGAATAGAACTACCGCCCCTTTGGGCTCTTGGTTTCCAGCAATCGCGGTATAGTTATTTCCCGCAGGATAAGGTTTATGAAATTGCAGAAACTTTTCGTAAAAAAGAGATTCCGTGTGATGTAATTTATCTGGATATTGATTATATGGACGGTTACCGGGTCTTTACCTGGGATCGGGAACGATTTCCAGATCCCGAAAAGATGTTAGCTGATCTAAAAGAACAGGGTTTTAAAGTGGTTACTATTGTTGATCCCGGTATCAAAAAAGACCCAGACTATTGGATTTATAATGAGGCTATGGAAAACCGTTATCTGTGTATGGATAGATTTGGGTTTCCTTTTGTTGGCAAGGTCTGGCCCGGTGATAGTGTATTCCCGGATTTTTCCCAGACTGAGGTTAGAGAGTGGTGGGCTGAAAAAAATCGGGAGTTTGTCAAAATTGGAATTGATGGAATCTGGAATGATATGAACGAGCCCGCTCTTTTAGAAGGAGAAAGCAAAACCATGCCTTTAGATATTATTCACAAAAATGATGGACGGGAAATAACCCATGCTGAATTTCATAATCTTTATGGAACTTATATGAGTATAGCAGCAAAAGCAGGTCTTCTTAAAGCCCGTCCAGATGAGAGACCTTTTGTGTTGACACGGGCCAGTTTTGCTGGAATTCAGCGTTTTGCAGCAGTCTGGACGGGAGACAATAGGAGTTTCTGGGAACATATGGCCATGTCTATTCCCATGCTGACCACATTGGGATTAAGTGGTGTTACTTTCGCCGGTGCTGATATCGGAGGCTTTGACTTTGATGCGAACCCCGAATTATTTGCTCGCTGGATCCAATTGGGAATTTGCTATCCATTCTGTCGAGTTCATAGTGCTGTTCAGACTAGAGATCAAGAACCTTGGAGTTTTGGGCCCGAAGTTGAAAAAGTTGCTAAAGAGTACATCTCTTTACGATACCGTTTATTACCTTATCTTTACAATCTCTTCTATCGTGCATCAATTACCGGTGAACCGATAATGCAGCCTTTATTATTCAGGTATCAGGATGATGAAAAAGTCCATAATTTAAATGATCAATTTATGTTGGGTGAGGCGATTATGGTAGCGCCGGTTCTTCATCCAGGGAAAGATTCCCGGGCTGTCTATCTACCGGAGGGAGAATGGTATGATTTCCACACAGGTGAAAAATATTCTGGAAGACGTTCCATTCTTGTAGATGCTCCTTTGAGTAAGATGCCTATCTTTATCAAAGCAGGTTCTATTATTCCGATGTATCCGGTTGTCAACTACATTGGTGAGAAAGAGATTGAAGAACTTTCACTCCTAATTTATCCTGGGCCTGAAGCTGAGTATCTCTACTATGAAGATGATGGTAAAAGTTTTGACTATTGGGAAGGTAAGTATAATCTGACCAGTTTTAAGGCTGAATTTGGTCATAAATCGGTTAATTTGACCATAGTTCCTCAAGTAAATGAATATGACTCACCCTTAAAGTATTATAAAATTATTTTGAAAGGTATGGCAGATTTAAATAAAGTTATGGTTAACGGTGTAGAAATAGAAGGAATCGTAGTGGATAATGATCTGGTTATTAAATTACCTGTTGATGAGAAATTTTAA
- the uvrC gene encoding excinuclease ABC subunit UvrC — protein MNLTEKLKILPGQPGVYLLKDKYGEIIYVGKAKVLRNRVRSYFQDSRHHTYKTHILKKHIYDFDYIVTDSEVEALILEANLIKKHQPKFNIRLKDDKTYPYIKVTINEDFPGIFKTRLIKKDGARYFGPYADVDAVYKTLRILKKIFPIRMCKKKIKDGKFEDRACLNYYIKKCPGPCIGAISQKDYRQIVNEVILFLEGKADKLIRDLEERMNKAAQELDFEKAAFYRDSIRAIEKVTQNQKVVTEDLMDRDVVAVAVEDDRACLQVMIIRKGRLLGQEHFIMEGTAEEELGEVMSAFIKQYYLNQPILPKEILLEIELSEEQTISEWLKDVAGRKVKLHVPKRGLKKQLVEMAHKNAKENLKKERIKEAYALNKPLKGVKELQDYLGLKRPPIRIEGFDISHIQGTDTVASMVVFENGQPKKEDYRRFKIRSTEGSPDDFASMKEVVSRRYRRVLEEGQKMPDLIIIDGGKGQLNAAVAVLKELGINIKDQSIIGLAKREEEVFLPGQSDPILLPRHSEALYLIQRVRDEAHRFAVNYHRQLRTRRLTHTLLDEIPGIGPKRRQALLQHFGSLEKIRSATIEEFCQVEGISEKTAETIRKFLDSHFLAD, from the coding sequence ATGAATTTAACTGAAAAGCTAAAGATTCTTCCAGGACAGCCTGGAGTATATCTTTTAAAGGATAAATATGGTGAGATTATTTATGTGGGAAAAGCTAAGGTCTTGCGGAACCGAGTTCGTTCCTATTTTCAGGATTCCCGGCATCATACCTATAAAACACATATATTAAAAAAGCATATATATGATTTTGACTATATAGTGACTGATTCGGAAGTAGAAGCATTAATTCTTGAAGCTAATCTGATTAAAAAACACCAGCCTAAGTTTAATATCCGTCTTAAAGATGATAAAACTTATCCATATATTAAAGTTACCATCAATGAAGATTTTCCAGGAATTTTTAAGACACGGTTAATAAAAAAGGATGGTGCTCGTTATTTTGGCCCGTATGCTGATGTGGATGCAGTTTACAAGACTCTGAGGATTCTTAAAAAAATTTTTCCCATCCGGATGTGCAAAAAGAAGATAAAGGATGGGAAATTTGAAGATAGGGCATGTCTGAATTACTATATTAAAAAATGTCCCGGGCCATGCATAGGAGCTATTTCCCAAAAAGATTATAGACAGATTGTAAATGAAGTAATTTTATTTTTAGAGGGGAAGGCTGATAAATTGATCCGGGATTTGGAGGAGAGAATGAATAAAGCTGCTCAGGAACTGGATTTTGAAAAAGCGGCCTTTTACCGTGATTCAATTCGAGCTATTGAAAAGGTTACTCAGAATCAGAAAGTAGTAACTGAGGATTTGATGGACCGGGATGTGGTGGCTGTTGCAGTTGAAGATGATAGGGCCTGTTTACAGGTGATGATCATACGTAAGGGACGCTTATTGGGCCAGGAACATTTCATTATGGAAGGAACAGCCGAAGAAGAATTGGGAGAAGTTATGTCTGCTTTTATCAAACAATATTATTTGAACCAACCTATTTTGCCGAAGGAGATTCTTTTAGAGATTGAGCTCAGTGAAGAACAAACCATAAGTGAGTGGCTTAAAGACGTAGCTGGGCGAAAGGTTAAACTTCATGTGCCCAAACGTGGGCTAAAAAAGCAGCTTGTAGAGATGGCTCACAAAAATGCTAAGGAAAATCTGAAGAAAGAGAGGATAAAGGAAGCTTATGCTTTAAATAAGCCTCTTAAGGGTGTAAAAGAATTGCAGGATTATCTGGGGCTGAAGAGACCTCCTATACGGATTGAGGGCTTTGATATTTCACATATTCAGGGGACAGATACGGTGGCATCAATGGTAGTCTTTGAGAATGGTCAGCCAAAAAAAGAAGACTATCGCCGCTTTAAAATCCGTTCTACTGAAGGAAGTCCTGATGATTTTGCCAGTATGAAAGAGGTGGTAAGCCGCCGCTATCGCCGGGTTTTGGAAGAAGGACAGAAGATGCCTGATTTAATCATCATTGACGGTGGTAAAGGCCAGCTTAATGCCGCTGTAGCTGTTTTAAAGGAATTGGGCATTAATATTAAAGATCAATCTATCATTGGACTTGCGAAAAGAGAGGAAGAGGTTTTTTTACCGGGCCAGTCTGATCCAATTCTCTTGCCTCGTCATTCGGAAGCTTTATATCTAATTCAGCGGGTACGGGATGAAGCCCATAGGTTTGCAGTAAATTATCATCGTCAGCTCCGTACCAGGCGGCTAACCCATACTCTTTTAGATGAGATTCCGGGTATAGGACCCAAACGCCGGCAGGCATTGCTTCAACATTTTGGTTCATTGGAAAAAATTCGTTCTGCCACCATTGAGGAGTTTTGTCAGGTGGAAGGAATAAGTGAAAAAACCGCTGAGACTATTCGAAAATTCCTGGATTCTCATTTTTTAGCTGATTAA
- a CDS encoding carbohydrate ABC transporter permease, with translation MSPQVNPVEVSETKTGIRRYIAAILSAIFMGLGQIFNGQIIKGIGFALFYFSALFQGYEFWKYSYWGITTLGEVPGEHHSLVILIKSLVGLILFLMVFGIYIFNIVDAYKNGKLRDQGKQVPGIKKTFKNIVEHGYAFLYLSPGMIFLLLVTVLPLIFTTLIAFTNYDLYHSPPGKLLEWVGFTNFKKIWTFGSWKKTFLTVFSWTIVWTVLSTFSCFGLGLLVALVLNQKDIKGAKIWRTILILPWAVPAVVSILIWSGLFNTNFGPINELLAFFNIERIHWLEDPFWAKVAVLIVNLWLGFPFSMALCTGILQGIPQDVYEAAVVDGANPFQKFWKITLPLVLYSTAPLLIMQMAYNFNNFNVIYLFNQGNPPILGLRGAGGTDILISWVFKLTLNKLKYNYAAALSLIIFIIVAGFSIYNFTRTRSFKEEDMMQ, from the coding sequence ATGTCACCGCAGGTTAATCCAGTAGAGGTAAGTGAAACAAAAACAGGTATTAGACGTTATATTGCTGCTATTTTATCAGCGATTTTTATGGGCTTAGGTCAGATTTTTAATGGCCAAATTATAAAAGGTATTGGTTTTGCCCTCTTTTATTTTTCGGCATTGTTTCAGGGATATGAATTCTGGAAGTATTCATATTGGGGAATTACTACTTTAGGAGAAGTACCAGGAGAACACCATTCATTGGTTATTTTGATTAAAAGTCTTGTTGGATTAATTTTATTTTTGATGGTATTTGGGATTTATATATTTAATATAGTTGATGCCTATAAAAATGGCAAATTACGAGATCAGGGAAAACAAGTACCTGGAATTAAGAAAACTTTTAAGAATATTGTTGAACATGGTTATGCTTTTTTATATCTTTCTCCAGGGATGATTTTCTTGCTCCTGGTTACAGTTTTACCTTTGATCTTTACGACACTGATTGCATTTACAAACTATGATTTATATCATTCGCCTCCAGGAAAATTGTTGGAATGGGTTGGATTTACTAATTTTAAAAAGATATGGACTTTTGGTTCCTGGAAGAAGACATTTTTGACTGTATTTTCCTGGACCATTGTCTGGACTGTTTTATCAACTTTTAGCTGTTTTGGATTAGGACTTTTAGTTGCTCTGGTATTGAATCAAAAGGATATAAAGGGAGCAAAAATCTGGAGAACTATTTTAATTTTGCCCTGGGCTGTTCCAGCGGTTGTATCCATTCTAATCTGGTCAGGTCTTTTTAACACAAACTTTGGACCTATTAATGAATTGTTAGCGTTCTTTAACATTGAGCGTATTCACTGGTTGGAAGACCCCTTCTGGGCTAAAGTTGCCGTTTTGATTGTAAATCTCTGGCTAGGTTTTCCCTTCAGTATGGCTCTCTGTACAGGAATTTTGCAGGGAATTCCCCAGGATGTATATGAAGCGGCAGTGGTGGATGGAGCAAATCCTTTCCAAAAATTTTGGAAGATTACCTTACCGCTGGTACTTTATTCTACTGCACCGCTGTTAATCATGCAGATGGCGTATAACTTTAATAACTTTAATGTAATATATCTCTTTAATCAGGGTAATCCACCCATTTTGGGATTAAGGGGTGCTGGTGGTACGGATATTCTCATTTCCTGGGTATTTAAACTGACCCTGAATAAATTGAAGTATAACTATGCTGCAGCATTATCATTGATTATCTTTATTATTGTAGCTGGATTTAGTATTTATAACTTTACAAGGACCCGTTCTTTCAAAGAGGAGGATATGATGCAATGA
- a CDS encoding sugar ABC transporter permease, translated as MIRNQKFLKVIRLTLTYIFLLIMVCVTVYPILWLIGASFNTGDSLYSSTMFPKNPTLDHYRELMNNPDYPFYRWYWNTIKVAAMTAILGLVLCSLTAYAYSRFRFPGRKYGLMTMLVIQMFPSFMNMVALYVLLNMAGLLDSHLGLVLVYAGTSIPFNTWILKGYFDTIPKSLEEAALIDGASRSTIFWRIMIPLSAPVLAVITIFHFVIPFGDFILARLLLTSVNKYTLTVGLFTLISNNFGKNWTTFTAGALLMAIPIVILYLSLQKYFISGLTKGATKG; from the coding sequence ATGATTAGAAATCAAAAATTTTTAAAAGTCATTCGATTAACATTAACCTACATTTTTTTGCTCATAATGGTTTGTGTAACAGTATATCCTATCCTCTGGTTGATTGGAGCATCTTTTAATACCGGGGATAGCTTATACAGTTCAACAATGTTTCCTAAAAATCCAACACTGGATCACTACCGGGAACTGATGAATAACCCGGATTATCCATTCTATAGATGGTATTGGAATACTATAAAAGTGGCTGCTATGACAGCTATTTTGGGACTTGTACTCTGTTCTTTGACAGCTTATGCGTATTCCCGGTTCCGCTTTCCAGGCCGTAAATATGGTTTGATGACTATGTTGGTCATCCAGATGTTTCCATCATTTATGAATATGGTGGCTCTGTATGTACTATTAAATATGGCAGGTCTTTTAGATTCACATCTCGGTCTGGTATTGGTATATGCTGGAACCAGTATTCCTTTTAACACCTGGATATTAAAAGGATATTTTGATACCATTCCAAAATCTTTAGAAGAGGCTGCTTTGATTGATGGAGCAAGTAGAAGTACAATTTTCTGGAGAATCATGATACCACTGTCTGCTCCAGTTCTTGCTGTAATTACAATATTCCACTTTGTAATTCCATTTGGTGATTTTATACTTGCTCGACTTTTGTTAACATCTGTTAATAAGTACACATTAACTGTTGGATTATTTACACTGATTAGTAATAATTTTGGAAAAAACTGGACAACATTTACTGCTGGTGCACTGTTGATGGCAATTCCAATTGTAATACTTTATTTGTCACTACAAAAATATTTCATATCCGGTTTGACCAAAGGTGCAACCAAAGGATAA
- a CDS encoding extracellular solute-binding protein, which translates to MKKSLVLMLVLLFTLSANAFATKLVIWESPGPETEFINSVKDEFTAETGIEIEVVGIDQLSQADKLALDGPAGKGADIVVWPHDRIGKAVMQGIIAPLDVTEEDLSPYIESAVDAMRYGGKVYGIPYAMETVALIYNKDLLPVVPNTMESLFTIAKELTDGEQYGFLYDINNFYFSYGFLSGYGAYVFKETENGLNVEDIGLANEGAIEGAKLLLRFRKEGLIPEGTDYSVADGLFKEGKVAAIINGPWAFAEYKKAGVNYGIAPLPKLSNGEYPQTFIGVKGYYISAFSENKDAALKFILWLTNKKNAYRHYKMNAIIPTHKEVLAMPEFKQNEDFLAFATQASRGVPMPNVPEMMQVWEPMANALTYILKEEATPEVALELAVEQILENIWEMKN; encoded by the coding sequence ATGAAAAAGAGTTTAGTTTTGATGTTGGTATTATTATTTACCCTGTCTGCTAATGCGTTTGCAACCAAATTAGTAATTTGGGAAAGTCCTGGCCCAGAAACCGAATTCATTAATTCTGTAAAAGATGAATTTACTGCTGAAACCGGTATTGAAATTGAAGTAGTAGGTATTGACCAATTGAGCCAGGCTGACAAATTAGCTCTGGATGGTCCAGCAGGTAAAGGTGCTGATATTGTTGTTTGGCCTCATGACCGGATTGGTAAAGCTGTTATGCAAGGTATCATTGCTCCTCTGGATGTAACTGAGGAGGATTTGAGCCCTTATATTGAATCTGCTGTTGATGCTATGAGATATGGCGGTAAAGTTTATGGTATTCCATACGCTATGGAAACTGTTGCTCTGATTTACAACAAAGATCTTCTGCCTGTAGTTCCAAACACTATGGAGTCTCTGTTTACCATTGCTAAAGAGCTGACCGATGGTGAACAATATGGTTTCTTGTATGATATCAATAACTTCTATTTCAGCTATGGTTTCTTAAGCGGTTATGGTGCATATGTATTTAAAGAAACAGAAAATGGTCTGAATGTAGAAGATATTGGTTTAGCCAATGAAGGTGCAATCGAAGGCGCAAAATTATTGCTGAGATTCCGTAAAGAAGGTCTGATTCCAGAAGGTACCGACTATAGTGTTGCTGACGGTCTCTTCAAAGAAGGTAAAGTTGCTGCTATCATCAATGGTCCATGGGCATTTGCTGAGTACAAAAAAGCTGGTGTAAATTACGGTATTGCTCCATTACCAAAGCTTTCTAACGGTGAATATCCACAAACCTTTATTGGTGTAAAAGGTTACTATATTAGTGCGTTCAGTGAAAATAAAGATGCTGCTTTGAAGTTTATCCTCTGGTTAACCAACAAGAAAAATGCTTACAGACATTATAAAATGAACGCTATTATTCCAACTCATAAAGAAGTTCTGGCAATGCCTGAATTCAAGCAAAACGAAGACTTCCTGGCATTTGCTACTCAAGCAAGCCGTGGTGTACCAATGCCAAACGTTCCTGAAATGATGCAAGTATGGGAACCAATGGCTAATGCTCTAACTTACATCCTGAAAGAAGAAGCTACTCCAGAGGTAGCTTTAGAACTGGCTGTAGAGCAAATTCTCGAAAATATCTGGGAAATGAAGAACTAA